The following DNA comes from Cololabis saira isolate AMF1-May2022 chromosome 7, fColSai1.1, whole genome shotgun sequence.
agaAGATATCTGCTATCTGAGTCTTTTTTGCAGCTGACAGTATAAATAAACAAGCTCCAAGCAAAACTGTCTCAGATGTCAGAGGAGCAGAAGATTTATTGAAACCATTTAAAAACTGTTgtgcctgatttttttttttgatgaaaGGATAACAGGTTGCATAGTTTCTCCTGTTTAAGTTGGTATATACCTTAGTTTGACGTGTTGTAACTCATAAGAATGTTCACATTGTCCTAATGGCCTTATAAAATGTGTATTCTGCATATTGGGTTATTTCAAAAAGCTGCTTTTTCAAGAACTAAAACCAtcacagaatttttttttttataacagcAAGTTTTCTTGTGCTTTGACTTTGCTGCAGGAAAATCAACTCCACTTTCTGCAAGATGATCTTTTCTCAGATCTGGTCAACCTAACCCACCTTTTCCTGCATGGAAATCGCATCCGAGCCCTCTCTGAAAATGTGTTCAGAGGCCTGGTCAACCtggaccgcctcctcctccacgACAACCGCATCAGGCAGGTGAATCGCCGGGCTTTCCGTGACCTGGGCCGCGTGACCATCCTTTATCTGTTCAACAACTCTCTGGCTGATCTGCCTGGCCAGACCATGAAAGATGTGCAGGGGATCCAGTTCCTCCGCCTCAATGGTAACCCCTGGTCCTGCGGCTGTGAGGCCCGCGCCCTCTGGGAGTGGTTCCGCAAAGCCCGCATCTCCTCTTCTGAGCTCGTGTGCATCTCCCCCTCCCAGCGCCGCGGTCAGGACCTCAGGTTCCTGCGGGAGATGGACTTCGCTCAATGCCCTGTGCCTGACCCAGGCTCCCTGGCTGGAAGCACCACAACCACCTTCAGTACCAAGACCCGCTGGTGGTTCTCCAAGAACAAGCCAGCATCTTCATCCAAGACCTCgtatcagaagagcagtgaccCTGTGAAGGCCCTTCCCTTCTCACCTGTCAAGCCTCAGTATGTCCCAAAAATCACTTCTGAAAAAATCCACTCCAAGTATGAACTGTCAGCAGATGAGGCGGCGCTCCCCAAGCTGGATCCAGAAGAATACTGGGCCAACTATGGAAATGAAGACTCCTCCATCCGTTGCTACGAGCTTGAGTGTGCTCCAAGCTATGACAGCGGCGCTTTCCCCTCATCATCGTCCTTAACCATCACCCCATCCCTTCTCCATCTGATCTTCTTTTCCATAATCACATTCTcccttaattttattttgagcTGAACTCTTAGTTTCCTTCCTACCCCTCTGTAACCTACATTTTCTCCTGCTGTCCTTTCCTTTTCTAACTATATGCTGCCTCTTGATTCTTTTCAGTCACCTCCTGGACAT
Coding sequences within:
- the rtn4rl2b gene encoding reticulon-4 receptor-like 2b — its product is METRRTSRSAGARNFKGGLSLWLILWLVVVKPGGLTACPRLCVCYPTPMTVSCQSQNLTIVPAGVPYDSQRVFLQNNRITELRADSFGFETQVLWLYGNNITWIEAGAFSNLRILEELDLGDNPLLRHLEGGAFRGLEKLQSLHMHRCKLATLPHDIFHKLYSLQFLYLQENQLHFLQDDLFSDLVNLTHLFLHGNRIRALSENVFRGLVNLDRLLLHDNRIRQVNRRAFRDLGRVTILYLFNNSLADLPGQTMKDVQGIQFLRLNGNPWSCGCEARALWEWFRKARISSSELVCISPSQRRGQDLRFLREMDFAQCPVPDPGSLAGSTTTTFSTKTRWWFSKNKPASSSKTSYQKSSDPVKALPFSPVKPQYVPKITSEKIHSKYELSADEAALPKLDPEEYWANYGNEDSSIRCYELECAPSYDSGAFPSSSSLTITPSLLHLIFFSIITFSLNFILS